The Canis aureus isolate CA01 chromosome 15, VMU_Caureus_v.1.0, whole genome shotgun sequence genome includes the window CCCCTCCTGGCTCATCCACCTACCCAGTGTGTATGCCTGGCTCTCTGTAGTTCTACTCACTTAGCACTGTCTTAGCTTCATTAAGCCCACTCCTCTTAAGTCTTCAGGGCCAGACCCCACAGCGATGTCTCCTCCATTGGTTTGATTAATCACGTGGGGCTCAAAACACGGGTTGTGCTGTCAAACTTCTGGTGTGTACGTCGGGGGAGAGGGATCGCTCTGCTTTTACAGAGACATTACAAGCCTGCAGGCCAAGCCTCCCTGAGGTTCAGCTTGTGAAGGGTATCAACTGTTTCATGCTAGGTGAAGGGCTGCTCTTCCTCCACAGGTGGTACAGAAGTTGGTCCTGCCCTTTGGGCGGCTGAACTACTTGCCTCTGGAACAGCAGTTTATGCCCTGTCTTGAGAGGATCCTGGCTCGGGAAGCAGGGGTGGCCCCCCTGGCCACTGTCAACATCTTGATGTCACTGTGCCAGCTGCGGTGCCTACCCTTCCGAGCTCTGCACTTTGTCTTTTCCCCAGGCTTCATCAACCACATCAGTGGTGCGCACACAGGAGAGCCAGCGGGGATCCCCAAGGGCcactgggcagggggaggcaggggtgggagtcTGTAGCCCCTCGAGCCTCAGTCCCGCTTTCCCGCAGGCACTCCTCATGCCTTCATTGTGCGGCGCTACCTTTCCCTGCTAGACACGGCTGTGGAGCTGGAGCTTCCAGGATACCGGGGTCCCCGTCTTCCCCGAAGGCAGCAAGTGCCCATCTTCCCCCAGCCACTCATCACTGACCGTGCCCGCTGCAAGTACAGGTGGATGGGGaggctgaggggaggggaggggaccctGAACTGTCCATGCAGCGGCATTCTTAGCAGTCCTAGAGGGAAAAATGGGCCTTGGAAGGCCTTTGCCCAGGGTCCAGGCACGACAGGGGACAGAATTAAGATGAGCCTCCTGAGCCTTTCCTTGTCGGTCTTCCTACCCCATCCCAGTCACAAGGATATAGTAGCGGAGGGGCTGCGCCAGCTGCTGGGGGAAGAAAAGTACCGGCAGGACCTGACGGTGCCTCCAGGCTACTGCACAGGTGAACCCCAGTGGCGGGGGGGCGGCTGGCAGGGTACAGAGCCTGGGCTGGAAGCCAGCCGccctctttcttccccctccaGACTTCCTGCTCTGCGTCAGCAGCTCCGGTGCTGTGCTTCCTGTGAGGACCCAGGACCCCTTCCTACCGTACCCTCCACGGTCCTgtccccagggccaggctgccTCTCAGTCCACTACCCATGACCCCGCCCAAAGGTAAGGGAAGAAGGTGGGAGAGCCTCCCACCTCTGTAGACAGCACCCTGAGCTGCAGTCTGCTCCCCACAGGGTGGTGCTGATGCTGCGAGAACGCTGGCATTTCTGCCGGGATGGCCAAGTGCTGCTGGGCTCCCGGGCCCTCCGGGAGCGGCACCTGGGCCTGATGGGCTACCAGCTCCTGCCGGTGAGAGCACCCACCCCGCATGTCCTCCTGGCTCCCCTGtgccagcccaggaccctgagggtaACACGCCATTCCCTCCCTCACAGCTACCCTTCGAGGAACTGGAGTCACAGAGAGGCCTGCCACAGCTCAAGAGCTACCTGAGGCAGAAGCTCCAGGCCTTGGGCCTCCGCTGGGGGCCTGAAGGGGGGTGAGGGGATGTACATGGGGCTCAGGGTGACCCCCAAAGGGGGTGGACAATTTGCACTTTGGCTCTCTATATTTTGATTTCTCATTAAAGTCCCTTTCTTTCCCCATTGTGCATCTCGTTTCTGGGACAGGAAGCGGGTTgccgcgccccccgcccacctgccaATCCATGCTCCCTCCCCATACAGACACAGAAGGCCAGGATAGGTGGGGGCCGAAGCACTTtactgtggggggtggggatggtaaGGAGactttaaattattcatttaaataaaaatgagggaggggagggggagaacaCCCCAGCCCCTGATCCCTCTATCCATCCGTCCCTTGGCTGTGGGTCCAGGCAGCAACTACACAGGCATGGGCATCTCATTGTACTCGTCCACACCCTCCCGCTCATCGAACACTGGCTCCGCCTCATTAGCATCCAgctgtgggggtggagggaattAGTTGATCCTGACCTCAACCTGGGTGGggaccccagggtgggggtggggggggggtgaggggtggggtggggggtgggcagcagggctGGAAGGAGCAGGAGGCCTTACACATTTCATCTCTCTCTCGGTGAAGATGCGGGTGAGCACCACCATGCGGAGGGGCACCGTAAGGATGAGGATGAAGGGGAAGGCCAGGGAGGCAGCTGTGGACATGACCGCCCAGAGCAGGGCCAAGCAGAGCAGCTGCAGGGCTGTGAACAGGTGCATTCGGAGGGTCCGAACCTGGGAGGGGACAAGACAGGTGAGCCGAGGCTTCTCCCTGGTCCCTTGGAGGGCCATCTGGGCCTGCCACCTCCAGAAGACAGACAGCCCTTTCTCCCTCCACGGGGGTGGCAGTCGTGGTGGCTATGCCTTTGAGGGGCTTACCAAAGCTGGGTCTGCAGACTAAACGGTGGCTGAACACAATGAGCAGATGGGGGGGCCGGAGAGTGAGCCCCACAGACCAGGTGTTGGGGGCAGAGGCACGGGGCTCTTTCCAGTGAGGTCTTACCTTCTTGACATAGGTTACATCTGGGTGGTGTTTGGGTGGCATGAGCAGCAGGTGCAGCCGCTCGTAGAACTGGATCCCATTAAGGGAGGTAACTCCCATGTACAGAAAAATACCAAAGAGCACAGCCAAGGGGATCTGCCGGAGCAGGTCCCCAATAACTATGGAGAGacctgggggaggagagaaagaagcaggtggccccaggctccctgcctcaGAGACTGCCTGGGGAAGGCTGAAGCAAGAGCTCAACGTACCCACAAGCAGGGCAACCAGCAGCCCCGTTACCCGCTGCTCCTTGACCTCCTGGATCTTGGGCTTGTCCCCAGGTGCCACAGCCTTGCTCATGACGGTGAGTGCGTTGGCATGAGTGACGGAGCGGACGGTGGCAGCAGCCAACCAGGGCAGGCCAAAAAGGGCACAGATGCCGCCCATGGCCACAATAAGCAGGAGGTCCAGGTGGAAGCCAGAGCCCTTCTGCAGCATGCGCTCCTTCTTGGAGATGATCAGCCTGAGTGGGGATGGGGACTCGCTGatgcccagggccctggggccagcTTGGCACAATCATGTCTTTCCAGAGCACCCAGCCAGGAGCCTCTGTCTGTTTTTGGAACCTGCCCATTCCGTCAGGACAAGCATTCCATCACGGAGCTAAGCCCTCTCCACGCTGCCCTCCTTGCCATTCAGGACCACTTCCAGCCTGTACTGTGCCCATCCCAACAAACGTCAGAGGAACCTTCTACTGCCTATGGAAGgaattctgggggtgcctgggtggtgcagtcagttaaatatcAAATGACTCTTCATTTGATcacagggtcgtgagatggagccccacatcaggctctgtgcttagctcggagtctgcttgagattctctccccctctccgcccgcctcctgcccctccatcttgagttctctcaaataaagaaaaaaatctttagagaagGAAATTCTAGGGGCCAGCCTGGCATCCTGGGCCCCCCTAACCCAGTGCACCCTATCTCCTCGCCTGGCCCTGGCTGGGGTTTCAGCCATTCCACAAACAACCCCCTTCGGCAGGGACCACTCACGTGGTGATCTGCGTCTCCATGAAGATCAGGATGAAAACCAAAATGGCCGGCAGCAGGCTGGCAACCATCATCCACACGGGGAAGGAGCTATTCTCTCCCAGCGGGTTGATGACCCAGCCCCGCTTTTCTGGGGCTGTCACGGAGAATCCACTGGGCACGCTCAGCTTCTGCAGGGTAGATGGGAGAGAGCCGGAGGGCCAGTGAACGCTGGAGGGAGAGAACTGAGGGGCACTGGGCAGGGCGAATGCTGAGGGCATGCAGTGGAGGGGGCCTGGTGTCTGCCCAATTGAGAGgcagctctggggctgggctggcaggCACCAGCcagagccccatgccaggcagCATCTCCTGACTGCTGCGTGTGCTCTGCCTCACCTGGGTGTAGGTATCCTCAATACTATAATCCACAAGCACCATGATGAGGATCGCAATGGGCACCCCAAAGTCCCCGATCACCCGCCGCACCTGTGGGCAAGCACCATGCTCAGAGGTCCCCGGACCCCTCTCAGGCCCCAACTCAGTCACCCTTCCTggccccttcccctcttccacCTCCCTCCGGCATTTCAGCCCACACACCCGGCCAGGGAAGAACCGGCTATTCTTGAATTTGCGTAGGAAGAAAGCGATAAAGAAGGTGCCCGCCATGAGCACCAGTGACAGCAGGGCTGTGTTGGGCTGGCCCCggggcctcccctgccccactgGCCCAGGCGAGCTCCCGTTCCCTGGCCCCAGCGTGGCTCCTGCCCCATGCCATGTGTCGTTGTCACCGCTGTGTGCCTCAGAGCCATTGGAGACAGAACAGCCATGCAGTGGATGTTCCTGGAAGATCTAGGGAGAGGACAAAGCGCTCCATCAGCTAAACTGGTGAGATTTCTGGGCTTGGATGTATGTTGAGTGGGGCAGGCAGCATAGGAGATGGTGGGTCTGGCCTTAAGGGGCTTGTCTCgtataataaaaaaatgactAAAGTGACCTGAtgggagaaaggagaaactgGGGATTCAGGCAGCTGGGGGTGTCCAGTTGCAGCCAGGCCTGGACAGGCAGGACACATCGCAGAGGACTCGGGGCAAGTCTTCTAAGGCTGACACAGGCATGGCTCTGAGGCCCAGACTGTGAATATGGGTGTCACCTCGGGGGCCTTCCTCTTTGGCACTTCTGGACCATGTGCCACTTTAGCAAAAGGACCTGTTACCTTTGTTATGACAAACATGTAACTTGTTAAGATTGACCTGAAGTCCTGGTTCAGGTGTCAGTGACAGGGAAAGTGGTGAGGGGCCAGGAGGAACCACCAGCCCAGGGGAGCTCTGGGCTAGCCCAGACCTCATACCCTGAAGTGAGAGCGAGAGAGGTGCAGAAGGTGCCCCGGCTCCGTCCCATCCCGAGGTCTCACCCCTGCAGCCTAGCTCTCGGCAGGGCCTGCTTACCTTAATCAACTTGTAGAACGTCTCATAGATGAAAATGAGGGAGATGAGGAAGGCAAAGATCTCCTGGGTGAAACGGGAGACAAAGCGCACCAGGAAGCTCCCCTCCAGGGCCACCATGAGCAGGGCCAAGAGCACCAGCCAGAAGCCGATCCACACGCGGCCCACCAGGTACTCTAGGTTGTTGCTGCTGCAGAACTGGGGAGGCGTCCAGTCAGGTCCCAGAGCCCCGGGGCTAGCAAAGTGGGCATGTTTGGGGAGCAGGAGGGGTCTGGAGTGGAACAGGAAGAGCCAGCCCCCACCTAGCCCATGGGCCCTTACCGAGAAGAAGGCCTCCTCGAAGACCAGCAGGGGCCCAGAGAAGCCAATCACCAGCAGCGGCTGGGCCCCCAGCAGGCAGAAGACCACACCCTGGAGCGCTGTGGACATGATGAGCTCCGACACCCCAATCAGGTCCTGAGTCTTCTCTCCTGGGGTGGCAGGAAGCAGAGTGGCTCAAGAGCTGTCAGCCAGGGACCCGTGcttgccctgcccacccccccgcTACCCCTGCGAAGCTGCCTCTTACCCAGCAGGCCCCCGAAAGTGATGGCAGGAGACAGGGCCGCGAAGTAGATGAAGATGACAGCAGCCAGGCACTGGGGGTCAAGGGCATCTCGGAAGTCACTCAGGTAGTGGGGATAGCGGCGCCGCACATCTCGGATGAGGCCCCCAAAGGGCCGGCCCGTCCGCCGGAGGGGATCATCTTCAACTGCACCTGCCACCTCTACCATCTGCAGGAGCGCTGCAACCCAGGCCTCCGTCAGGGCGCCCGCCACGGCCCCTCTATGCGCCCTAAGCCGCCGCGCCCCCGCAGGCAGCCCCGTCCCTGCCCCGGGCCTGTACTGGCCCGTACCCTTATCTTGTGCTGACTTGGGCTCCAGTCCAGCCCCAGGGGGCAACAGCCGGCCCTGCTCCTCCCGCTTCTTGAGCATCTGGCGTTGGAAGTGAGCAACAGACCGCAACAGCTCCTCGCCCTGTACTTCGGAGGGCGGCAGCACCACGCTGCAGTCCAGGAAGGCGTTGATGGCAGTCAGCAGGTCCTCCCTCTCGTCTGCCAGGTAGGCTGCCTCATGGAATTGCTGCCAAAGCAGGCCTGGGGCTGGTGAGGGCGCGGGGCGAGGGCTGGGGTCCCGGGGCAGAACTGAGTGAGGCCACAGGGGCGGGGAAGAGGGAGCccggtgggggcaggggcgggcctGACCTTGTCAGACATGAGGGTGGAGATGGAGCGGCCAATTTCATGGTAGTCCATGTTGGCGCTGCTCGGGCCcagaagcaggaagaggaagCGCACAGGCACGGGCACCTCCAGCACGGCGTCTAGCTCCACTGCCTCCCGCAGCCGCACAAAGGCCATGGTAGGGCGGGAGAGGAACTCCACGCAGCCTGGGGGCACAGCGCtgtcaggggctgagggagggagcGGACCCCAGCCCCCGGGGGGCACCCATCAGGTCACAGCCCCCCACCCACAAGGCTCGCCCACATACCCACAAGGACCACCGTGGCCTCGGCGTTCTCGGGGATCTTCTCCAGGAGCTTTAGTTCATGCTTGGACTTGGAGCGAGTGATGCCGGCTGGTGGGGCCGGAGGGGGCAACTCCCGCTGGGGGTGCAGAGGAGCACAGCTCAGCCCAGCCCGGTGCCCCCATACTCACAGCCCAGCAGCCAGTGGTGGCAGCTGGGATCTGAACGAGGCAGGGCCACCCTCCTGCCCTCACCTCTCGCTCTACATCTAGCCGAGTCTCAGGAACACCTCCAATGAGAGGCTCGGTGACATGAGGGTCACTCTCAGGCCCCTGGCCATGATGGTGccctagcagggagcccagggagccagCTGAGATGTTTCGAGGGAAGGAGAAGTCTTTCTCATCGCTTGGGTGGCTGGAAGAGCAGAGGGCGATgagagaaggaaggcagaggcGGGGGCCAGAAGTGGGTGGGCAGGCGGTGGCAGCAACTGGGGCCTCACCTGTGTTTCAGTAGCAGGGCCCGCAACACATTGGCTCTGTCCTCAGCCTTGATTTGGTCAGAGATGACCATCTGCTCCACCACTTGGTGGGCCACCCCAGGCAGGGTCTGCTGGTCCAGGTCCAAAAGCACAGCCCCTGGAATAAGGATGGCATGCACAGGCCCTCATCCCCAGGGAAGAAGCAAGGACCGGGTGGGAGAGAGATCTGGGGATGAGGGGGCAGCCAGGTAAGTATGGTCCGGGTTTGCAGCACTGGCTCAGAAATCAGGGAGCAGGGTTCAGGCTGCAAGCCCCATCGCATCTCTGACCTGTTCCTTCCAACTCTCTCTGTCCCATAGGAATGTGGTGGGGCTCAGTGGAGGCCACTGAGGCAGAGCCTCCCAAAAGTCTCTTCCAAAGAGCCACATGCTGGATTCCCTAATATCCACTCCAAGGTCCTGATTCTTCCCTCTGAGTATGGCACAGCCCATCTGTGGCCTAGAGCCATCTGACGATGTCACCCTCCATCCTGGGTTCCTCTCATGGGACAATTTCCATATCTTTCTACTGGTCGCTGCTCTGAATGACTATTTTATACAGAGATGAAAGTCCTTTCAAAAGTGACGAGGTCACCTTTCTGTCGAGGTCAACTTGTAGGAACACAGAACTAGACAACGAACAGAGCCGTTTCAACAAAAATGGGCGTGACAACGAACAAAACCAAGGGCCCCTGGGCAGCCAACACAGAGATCACAAAGCCCAACGATAAAGCACCTGTATGTTGGCACCTTGCCCAAAGCCTATGAGCCTTCCTCAGAGCCTATTTActtctggttttgaaattatTCTTACAGCAGGTTTCTGAGTCCTCGCTGTTTAGAAATACGCCTCCTGACAGCAACTGGGAGTGACTTTCccaaaaggaaggaggaaacccACACAGAGCAGAAAATATCAGAGGCCTCAGGAGTCTTGCATCTTGGACATTTGGTGAAGATTACATAGCCCTAGGAATGCCTGGCAGGCACAGGCAGGAGAGCAGGccactcctgatctcagggttgtgagttcgagccccacgctgggtgtagagaggacttaaaaaaaataaaatcttgaagagaaacaaaaaaaaaaaaaaaaaaagaaagaagaaagaaagaaagaaaagaaaggaataaaggaataaaggaagaaaggaagaaaggaagaaagaaagaagaaagaaagaaagaaagaagaaagaaagaaagaaagaaagaaagaaagaaagaaagaaagaaacctcccATAGTCCTGTAGATTAGGTCGTTTCAGAAAAGTTTCCAATGACATTCTTTAAAAACTTGTCAACTTTAAAAACGTATCCCAAACATACCAGCTTTGGTTATCTGAAAACATCACGTAAAGAAGCCATTTGCTAAAAATGCAGATAAGAGAGAGTAGTGTCAATCATGCCCTGGGATCACCAATGACAGAGCCTGAAAGCGACTGGCTATATGACATCACAGAAAGAAGAGACTCCCTCCTGGACTCTCCTGGGAACATCATACACCGTGCTGCTGAGGGGGGTTGGTCCTCAGAAGGCAGGGCACGTTACCATGGGCCAGGGTCCGGCGGAGCTCCAAGAGGCTGCGGAAGGACAGGGACGCCACGTGGGGCTTCCCCCAGCGCTCTGTCTCCTCCTCCACGTCCTCCTCAAACTTGATCCAGCGGGCAGTCTCCCGCCACTGAGGCTCCTGGTTTCTGTCCAGCAGCAGCTCATTCAGCTCCACAAACACCTTGTGGTGGAAGACAAGAGGACACAGCAAGGTCAGAGCCCGAGGGGCCCAGGGACTGCTCCCCTAGACAGCCAGCGCCAGGGCAGGCCTGTGACCTGGCACAGCACCGGACACAGAGCCTAGCAAGATCTTAACTGGTCCCACACTCTacttgcctcatctgtaaaatgggagcaacAATCCCCACCTCAAAGTCTCATTATGGGGATTAAAACATAcgcaacagggatgcctgggtggctcagcagttaagcgcctgccttcagcccagggtatgatactggagtcctgggatcgagtcccatatcaggctccctgcatagaacctgcttctccctctccctgtgtctctgcccctctctctctgtgtctctccctctctctctgtgtgtctctcattagtaaataaataaaaatcttaaataaataaataaataaataaaataaaacacatgcaaCAGTACACAGTACATGACATAGTAAATGCTGGATGAATGGTCACCGCACatgtgcacgcatgcacacaggcacgtgtacacacacacgtgcacactgGAATGTTGTATGCTTCCATGTATATATGTTCAAGAACCGAcggacaggggtgcctggatagctcagtggttaagtgtctgctttcagctcaggttgtgatcccagggtcctgggattgagtcctgcttcgggttccccacagggagtctgcttctccctctgcctatgtctctgcctccctctctgtgtttctcataaataaatgagtaataaatcttaaaaaaaataaaaataaaaaggaactgaCAGGACTGAAGCACACAGAAGAGTAATCACAGCTGATGGTACTGAGGAGAGGTGCAAAGGAACAGAGTACAAAGCGTTCTGTGTCCAGGCAGGGTTGGCCAGGTGTTTGCATGTGGGAGAAGTCACCAAGCTATACGCCTGGCCCCACTGTGCTTCATTGTATGTTGTTAGACCTCAATAAGGTAAAACACAATCCACTGCAAGGGGTGGGGCTAAGAACCAGAGCCCTGGAGTCTTAGATGGGTGGTGTCGCTAAGGAACTGAGTTATCTTGGTCAATCACTGCCCCTGATTTATGGCTGTGGGACGATCAAATGAGCACAGTTGAGGGGATTCTGAAAGGTGAAGAGTACTGCTCTACACAGCCACCTCTAGCCGAAAGGGTCCTCGAGCTCCTCACTGCCAGCTGCCAAAAAATGGCCACAGTATAGAAATTAACAGTGtcgggacgcatgggtggctcaacggttgagtgcctccatttggctcagggcgtgatcctagagtcccaggatcgagtcccacatcggacttcctgcatggagcctgcttctctctctgcctgtgtctctgcctgtgtttctcatgaataaataaataaaaatctttaaaaaagaaaagaaaagaaaagaaaaaagaaatcaacagtgTTGAAGATGTGAATCGAACTCCTAAAGCCCAAATCAATAATGTCAAGGATTGTTGTGCAGTGTACAACCTTCACAACCACAGATGGTGGTCCTGGTGTTCGAGATCGCTgctggggtgtatgtgtgtggggggagtgggggagccTGTGGGGTGATAAGGAAGAGCATGAAGTGGAGAAGAGTACCTCGTGGGGCTTATGAGGGGCCCGGGGCCGGGTCCGAGGCGTGGGGCCAGGCTCTCGCCCTTCCCGGCCACCCTGTCCAGAACCTTTGGCATTCTTCCGCACCAAGTGCCGCCGCACTCCAGGAACGTCCTCAAACCGGTGacctggaggaggcaggggcacAGGGTCAGGCTCCCCCTTCCTCTTACTCCTGTCCCCGCCCCCAACACTGGGCTCAGCCCAACCAGCACTCACTCTTCATGAGGTCTAGGTCAGCGGTGGCCAGTGTCTGGGCCTCGCTCTCGTCTGTGGGGACGCGGGGCAGCAGTGCCTGCTCGGCCCCCGTCATGCTCCCGATGCGCCTCCTCTCCTGCAGGTTGTAGCTCCGGTGCCCGGGCTGTGCTTTGGTCAGAGGACGCGCCGATGCTCCCCCATCATCACCTCCTGCGGCGCCACTGGCCGCAGCCACCACCTCTTCCACCGGGGCTCTGGACAGACAGAGCAGCCATGCAGGGAGGACCCGGGGAGGGGACCCCCAACTGGACCCCACCCTCCTTACTCCCCACTCTTGGTAGGTGTGGATGTGAAACACCGAGCCTCCCACAAGCACATGCAGTGCCGAGATCTGGCTTGGCCCTTTCCCGGCCACGCCGCCAGAGCCATCACACAGGCTCCCTCCCAACACCAACTCCTCAGCCTGCCTCCTGGGGTGTGGGGGCAGGTGACATCTGTAAAAGCAGCCAGTGCAaggcctccttcctcccctaAGCACACCCCTCACCATGGGCTCAAGAGGGTCACAGGTCCCAAGCTCCTAACCCCATGGAGTAAAGTAGGTAAAAATAGGTCTTTAGAAGTAGAGATGGGTCCCTCATGGTCACAAGAACATGAATTAGTCCATACAGATACCAACTTCTGGTCCTATCCCCAAACCAGGCcgtctcttcctctcttgccaCAGTGCCCAGTCCCTGCCACACCATTCTCCCACAGCTCCAAGTTTGTGTCCCCTTCCACGATGAGTCCCTCTCATCAGGCTTTCTTCCTCTACACCCACCTTGGGTGTCTTGGTGCCGCCGGCACCTCTGCCCACAAATCTGACCCACTCTTCCAATGCCACACTCTCCCCACTATTCCTCCACCTGCCCCTGGGCATCGGGCTGCCTGCCAGCACATGCCCCCATGCAGATGGCCACTGTGGGCTCAGTGCCACCTGCACGGCCTGTCTCCCCAGCGAGTCATGCAGCATGCCCTTCCCTTCCTGCAGCCCTTCACGCTGCCTGGCACCCAGAAAACAACAGGTCCACGATAGTAGTGACCTTGAGACCCAGTTCAAAGTGatttcctccaagaagcctccTCTGGCTAACACTCCCAAACTCCAGTGCCCCACAGATACTGATATTGCACCCACATCTGCCCTTTAGCACAGTGACTTTCCCGATGCCATTTCCCAGGGCAGTTCCCCAAGAGCCAAAGGGGGGGGGGTCTCCTATTCTTCTCACACCTTTGGGGCCCGAGGCGGGCATTTAGACAGTACCTGTCCCATCCCTGATCCGGCGCCTGACCCCACTCCCCCTGAAGTCGCAGGTGGGGTGCTTAGACTGTACCCCTATCCTGTGCCAGGGTAACCCACACTTAAACCTTCATGCACACCACTCTTTAACCCTTGCAACCACTGTGTGAGAAAGGTTCTATTCTCCTTGGTTTACACACGGgaaggctgaggctcagagaggttgtcCTTGCCCaaaggggcagggctgggatttgaaccccaaTCGAGGATCCCAAGGCTCATGCATTTCCCCCTTATCATGTTGCAGATGCCGGTAGGGGAAGTCTCCATCTGGGAGACACATACCCTGTCTGGGCGCCTTTGCTGGCATGGGGAGCCGCCTCCTGGTGGGGCAGTGGTGGAGGAGATGGACTGGTCCTCCCTCCCTTCCGGTCAGCACCTTCATCCTCCTGGAGAAAGAACTGGAACAGGAACCCACGGGCGCAGGTGAGGCCGGGCCAAGTACCCCAAAGATGCCCCCTAGGAGCCCAGCCCCAACTCACCTGCACCGAAGAGGGTGTGGAGGCCGGGGTCGGCTGGCTAAGTGCTCGGGTCCCCTCAGCTTCACTGgcctcctcctcatcttcctccccctcctcgaTGGTAGGGGTCTCCCCGGTGGGGGAGGCCCCGGGGCGCCGGCGAGGCTTccgtcctgggccctggggtgtCTTGCGGCGGCGGGTGTCCGGAGGCAGGTGAGTGGACAGTGGGTGATGGATGTGGTGGGAGGACTGGCGGTGatctgcagggaggagggggtctGCTGCAGGCAGGCAGAG containing:
- the SLC4A2 gene encoding anion exchange protein 2 isoform X2, encoding MDFLLRSQPEPESLGPAAPGFPEQEDDELHRTLGVERFEEILQEAGSRGGEEPGRSYGEEDFEYHRQSSHHIHHPLSTHLPPDTRRRKTPQGPGRKPRRRPGASPTGETPTIEEGEEDEEEASEAEGTRALSQPTPASTPSSVQFFLQEDEGADRKGGRTSPSPPPLPHQEAAPHASKGAQTGAPVEEVVAAASGAAGGDDGGASARPLTKAQPGHRSYNLQERRRIGSMTGAEQALLPRVPTDESEAQTLATADLDLMKSHRFEDVPGVRRHLVRKNAKGSGQGGREGREPGPTPRTRPRAPHKPHEVFVELNELLLDRNQEPQWRETARWIKFEEDVEEETERWGKPHVASLSFRSLLELRRTLAHGAVLLDLDQQTLPGVAHQVVEQMVISDQIKAEDRANVLRALLLKHSHPSDEKDFSFPRNISAGSLGSLLGHHHGQGPESDPHVTEPLIGGVPETRLDVERERELPPPAPPAGITRSKSKHELKLLEKIPENAEATVVLVGCVEFLSRPTMAFVRLREAVELDAVLEVPVPVRFLFLLLGPSSANMDYHEIGRSISTLMSDKQFHEAAYLADEREDLLTAINAFLDCSVVLPPSEVQGEELLRSVAHFQRQMLKKREEQGRLLPPGAGLEPKSAQDKALLQMVEVAGAVEDDPLRRTGRPFGGLIRDVRRRYPHYLSDFRDALDPQCLAAVIFIYFAALSPAITFGGLLGEKTQDLIGVSELIMSTALQGVVFCLLGAQPLLVIGFSGPLLVFEEAFFSFCSSNNLEYLVGRVWIGFWLVLLALLMVALEGSFLVRFVSRFTQEIFAFLISLIFIYETFYKLIKIFQEHPLHGCSVSNGSEAHSGDNDTWHGAGATLGPGNGSSPGPVGQGRPRGQPNTALLSLVLMAGTFFIAFFLRKFKNSRFFPGRVRRVIGDFGVPIAILIMVLVDYSIEDTYTQKLSVPSGFSVTAPEKRGWVINPLGENSSFPVWMMVASLLPAILVFILIFMETQITTLIISKKERMLQKGSGFHLDLLLIVAMGGICALFGLPWLAAATVRSVTHANALTVMSKAVAPGDKPKIQEVKEQRVTGLLVALLVGLSIVIGDLLRQIPLAVLFGIFLYMGVTSLNGIQFYERLHLLLMPPKHHPDVTYVKKVRTLRMHLFTALQLLCLALLWAVMSTAASLAFPFILILTVPLRMVVLTRIFTEREMKCLDANEAEPVFDEREGVDEYNEMPMPV
- the SLC4A2 gene encoding anion exchange protein 2 isoform X1, with amino-acid sequence MSSAPRRPASGADSFCTPEPESLGPAAPGFPEQEDDELHRTLGVERFEEILQEAGSRGGEEPGRSYGEEDFEYHRQSSHHIHHPLSTHLPPDTRRRKTPQGPGRKPRRRPGASPTGETPTIEEGEEDEEEASEAEGTRALSQPTPASTPSSVQFFLQEDEGADRKGGRTSPSPPPLPHQEAAPHASKGAQTGAPVEEVVAAASGAAGGDDGGASARPLTKAQPGHRSYNLQERRRIGSMTGAEQALLPRVPTDESEAQTLATADLDLMKSHRFEDVPGVRRHLVRKNAKGSGQGGREGREPGPTPRTRPRAPHKPHEVFVELNELLLDRNQEPQWRETARWIKFEEDVEEETERWGKPHVASLSFRSLLELRRTLAHGAVLLDLDQQTLPGVAHQVVEQMVISDQIKAEDRANVLRALLLKHSHPSDEKDFSFPRNISAGSLGSLLGHHHGQGPESDPHVTEPLIGGVPETRLDVERERELPPPAPPAGITRSKSKHELKLLEKIPENAEATVVLVGCVEFLSRPTMAFVRLREAVELDAVLEVPVPVRFLFLLLGPSSANMDYHEIGRSISTLMSDKQFHEAAYLADEREDLLTAINAFLDCSVVLPPSEVQGEELLRSVAHFQRQMLKKREEQGRLLPPGAGLEPKSAQDKALLQMVEVAGAVEDDPLRRTGRPFGGLIRDVRRRYPHYLSDFRDALDPQCLAAVIFIYFAALSPAITFGGLLGEKTQDLIGVSELIMSTALQGVVFCLLGAQPLLVIGFSGPLLVFEEAFFSFCSSNNLEYLVGRVWIGFWLVLLALLMVALEGSFLVRFVSRFTQEIFAFLISLIFIYETFYKLIKIFQEHPLHGCSVSNGSEAHSGDNDTWHGAGATLGPGNGSSPGPVGQGRPRGQPNTALLSLVLMAGTFFIAFFLRKFKNSRFFPGRVRRVIGDFGVPIAILIMVLVDYSIEDTYTQKLSVPSGFSVTAPEKRGWVINPLGENSSFPVWMMVASLLPAILVFILIFMETQITTLIISKKERMLQKGSGFHLDLLLIVAMGGICALFGLPWLAAATVRSVTHANALTVMSKAVAPGDKPKIQEVKEQRVTGLLVALLVGLSIVIGDLLRQIPLAVLFGIFLYMGVTSLNGIQFYERLHLLLMPPKHHPDVTYVKKVRTLRMHLFTALQLLCLALLWAVMSTAASLAFPFILILTVPLRMVVLTRIFTEREMKCLDANEAEPVFDEREGVDEYNEMPMPV